The stretch of DNA CCGCGTAGTGGTTGACCGACTCGATGTCGCGGAACTCGCCGATCTCCCGCCAGGGGTAGTTGGTCATGCCGATCTCTTCGCCCTGGAACACGTACGGGGTGCCGCGGTGCAGGTGCAGCAGCGTGCCGAGCGTCTTGGCCGACAGGGGGCTGCCATCGCCCCAGCGGGACACGATCCGGGGCTGGTCGTGGTTGTCCCAGTAGAGCGAGTTCCAGCCGACCGACGCCAGGCCGGCCTGCCAGCGCCCGAAGCTGGCCTTGAGGTCGCGCAGGTCCAGCGGTCGCAGGTCCCACTTGGACCCGCCCTGGTCCAGCCCGACGTGCTCGAACTGGAAGACCATGTCGACCTCGCCGCGGGCCGGGTCGGTGAACAGCCGGGCCTCGTCCACGGTCACGCCCGGCATCTCGCCCACGGTCAGCAGGTCACCGCGGCCGGCGAACACGGAGCGGTGCATCTCCTGCAGGTAGTCGTGCAGCCGCGGCCCGTCGATGTAGTACTCGCCGCCGTCCCCGTACGGCTCGCCCGCGTGCACGCGGCCGTCCGGCAGCGCCGGGTCCTTGGAGATCATGTTGATGACGTCCATCCGGAAGCCGTCGACGCCCCGGTCGAGCCACCAGCGCATCATCGCGTACAAGGCCTCGCGGACCTCGGGGTTCTCCCAGTTGAGGTCGGGCTGCTTGCGGCTGAACAGGTGCAGGTAGTACTCGCCGGTGGCCTCGTCCAGCTCCCAGGTCGGCCCGGAGAAGAACGAGGCCCAGTTGGTCGGCTCGGCGCCGGGCGCGCCCGGGTCCATGCCGTAGCGGGGCGGGCGCCACCAGTACCAGTCCCGCTTCGGGTCGTCCTTGGCCGCCCGGGAGGCGGCGAACCAGGGGTGCTCGTCCGAGGTGTGGTTGACGACCAGGTCCATGACCAGCTTGATGCCGCGGTCGTGCAGCGTCGCCAGCAGCCGGTCGAAGTCGGCCAGGGTGCCGAACGTCGGCTCGATCCCCTGGTAGTCGCTGATGTCGTAGCCGCCGTCGTCCCAGGGCGAGGGGTAGACCGGCGACAGCCAGACCACGTCCACGCCGAGGTCGGCGAGGTGGTCCACGTGCGCCTCGATGCCGGCCAGGTCGCCGATCCCGTCGCCGTTCGAGTCGGCGAAGCTGCGCGGGTAGACCTGGTAGACGACGGCGGTCTTCCACCACGGTTCAGCCACGGGCCGCACCCTATGCGGTCGGGAATGCGGCCCAGGTCCGCGTGCTTTACTTAGCCGAGGCTAAGTAAAGCGTGGAAGGTCGTGCATGGCGTACAAGTGGATCGCGCTGTCCAACACCACGGTGGGCGTGCTGCTGGCGACGATCAACCAGTCGATCGTGATCATCTCGCTCCCGGCGATCTTCCGGGGCGTCGGCCTGGACCCGCTGGCGCCGGGCAACACCAGCTACCTGCTCTGGATGCTGATGGGCTACCTGCTGGTGTCCGCGGTGCTGGTGGTGACGCTGGGCCGGCTCGGCGACATGCTCGGCCGGGTCCGGATCTACAACCTCGGCTTCCTGGTCTTCGCGATCGCCGCCGTGCTGCTGTCGGTCGACCCGTTCCACGGCTCGTCCGGCG from Mycobacteriales bacterium encodes:
- a CDS encoding alpha-glucosidase: MAEPWWKTAVVYQVYPRSFADSNGDGIGDLAGIEAHVDHLADLGVDVVWLSPVYPSPWDDGGYDISDYQGIEPTFGTLADFDRLLATLHDRGIKLVMDLVVNHTSDEHPWFAASRAAKDDPKRDWYWWRPPRYGMDPGAPGAEPTNWASFFSGPTWELDEATGEYYLHLFSRKQPDLNWENPEVREALYAMMRWWLDRGVDGFRMDVINMISKDPALPDGRVHAGEPYGDGGEYYIDGPRLHDYLQEMHRSVFAGRGDLLTVGEMPGVTVDEARLFTDPARGEVDMVFQFEHVGLDQGGSKWDLRPLDLRDLKASFGRWQAGLASVGWNSLYWDNHDQPRIVSRWGDGSPLSAKTLGTLLHLHRGTPYVFQGEEIGMTNYPWREIGEFRDIESVNHYAAAVALGQSPGDVLTGLRARSRDNARTPMQWDGSDRAGFTTGTPWLPVNPDHTTVNVATQRDDPDSVLAHYRRLIALRHDEPAVAHGDFTMLLPEDEQVYAFTRAHEGVELLVLCNVSAAPASFELADPSPWAAATLLLGTHGTPGTGTLQAWESRVLRRTTA